In one Arenibacter antarcticus genomic region, the following are encoded:
- the kbl gene encoding glycine C-acetyltransferase: MYGNIKLHLQKELAAIKEAGLYKEERIITSPQDAVIKISTGQEVINFCANNYLGLSSHPEVIQAAKDTLDSHGFGMSSVRFICGTQDIHKTLEKKISEFYGTEDTILYAAAFDANGGVFEPLLGPEDAIISDSLNHASIIDGVRLCKAKRYRYANSDMADLEMQLKQANADNARFKLIVTDGVFSMDGLVAPLDEICVLAEQYDAMVMIDECHATGFIGPTGKGTLEEKNVMGRIDIITGTLGKAMGGAMGGYTTGKQEIIDLLRQRSRPYLFSNSLAPAIVGASIKVFEMLEKDTTLRDKLEQNTKYFKEGIKKAGFDIIDGDSAIVPVMLYDAKLSQQMAEMLLEKGIYVIGFFFPVVPKGKARIRVQLSAAHSIEHLNHAIKAFTEVGKTLKII, from the coding sequence ATGTACGGAAATATCAAATTACACTTACAGAAAGAATTGGCCGCCATTAAGGAAGCGGGACTTTACAAAGAGGAAAGAATTATTACCTCCCCTCAAGACGCGGTAATCAAAATATCTACTGGGCAGGAGGTAATCAACTTTTGTGCAAACAACTATTTGGGACTTTCGTCCCACCCAGAGGTTATTCAGGCGGCAAAGGACACTTTAGACTCCCATGGATTTGGAATGTCGTCCGTGCGTTTTATTTGTGGTACTCAGGACATCCATAAAACATTGGAAAAAAAGATATCGGAATTCTACGGCACCGAGGACACAATATTATACGCCGCAGCCTTTGATGCCAATGGCGGAGTCTTTGAACCTTTATTAGGCCCAGAGGATGCCATCATTTCGGACTCACTAAACCATGCCTCCATAATAGATGGTGTGCGCTTGTGTAAGGCAAAACGTTACCGATATGCCAACAGTGATATGGCGGATTTGGAAATGCAATTAAAACAGGCCAATGCAGATAATGCCCGATTTAAATTGATCGTGACCGACGGGGTATTTTCTATGGATGGCCTAGTAGCTCCCTTGGATGAAATCTGTGTTCTGGCAGAACAATACGACGCCATGGTAATGATAGATGAATGCCATGCAACAGGCTTTATCGGTCCAACAGGCAAAGGAACTTTGGAAGAAAAGAATGTAATGGGGAGGATAGATATCATTACAGGAACTTTGGGCAAGGCAATGGGAGGAGCTATGGGCGGATACACCACCGGAAAACAAGAGATTATTGATCTATTAAGACAACGCTCTAGGCCTTATTTATTTTCCAACTCCTTGGCCCCTGCAATAGTAGGCGCCTCCATCAAGGTTTTTGAAATGCTGGAAAAAGATACCACCCTAAGGGATAAATTGGAGCAAAATACTAAATACTTTAAGGAAGGGATAAAGAAAGCTGGTTTCGACATCATAGATGGTGACTCTGCAATTGTCCCTGTAATGCTCTACGACGCCAAATTATCTCAACAGATGGCCGAAATGCTGTTGGAAAAAGGGATATATGTAATTGGTTTCTTTTTTCCCGTAGTCCCTAAAGGAAAAGCAAGAATACGTGTGCAACTGTCTGCTGCGCATAGTATTGAGCACCTTAATCATGCGATAAAGGCGTTCACTGAAGTGGGAAAAACCTTAAAAATAATTTAA
- a CDS encoding UvrD-helicase domain-containing protein, with protein sequence MQEAPYKIYNASAGSGKTYTLAKEYLKIILSTDFNKSYRNILAITFTNKAVNEMKQRILGSLFDFGKKNETIEPPAMLLDISKELGVAIPTLQNRSRQALKEILHNYAFFDVSTIDKFTHRLIRAFAKDLKLPQNFEVVLDTDLLLDEAIAKLINKAGSNRELTKVLVDFALEKIDDDKSWDIAIDLHKVGKLLFNENHTPHLIKLEGKKIDDFLRLRSTLIQNTKALEQVITEDANSILSILDENGLEFNNFKSSYFPKFIQKIASGDLKMDFNAGWKQNFSTDPLYTKTCLQGIKDILDGLHSQFNTYFQQIKENHSAMSLMRNAYNNLVPLTVLNAIQQELKDLELERDLLPISSFNSLISNEIKDQPAPFIYERIGEKYRHYFIDEFQDTSQMQWNNLTPLIGNALESEDDLGKIGSLMLVGDAKQAIYRWRGGKAEQFLNLINLNENPFVFSPSTTNLPANYRSHVEVIKFNNDFFTITSPFLENSTYNNLFLEGNQQTYNNKKGGMVQLSFIEGDDDLDEGEVYCKGVLNTLEQILEKKYSLRDICILTRKKKQGILLADFLMQRNIPIISSETLLLNSNPKVRFLIDLLRFSLQPMDLEICFGIIAFLFKGEKNLHSHINNHLTDVAKLLWDNYGFNIETLKQSSVYDGFEQAIKKFDLAEASDAYITYLLDVVQEVEQNDGANSQVFLTHWEKKKKSLSITAPENVDAVQIMTIHKSKGLEFPIVIFPFANSYIYEEIDPKLWMPVPEESFNGFPELLINKNQEVLTYGGTAETIYNQEQHKLELDAFNLLYVALTRAEKGLYIITKKDLTQKGEHKTKYYSGLFIHYLKEKGLWEESKLLYQFGDLEMAGNNLKLTDPQENIPYLYSCKDRPEFRILTTSGALWDTDRESAINKGNLVHLVMGLIKTKEDIGNAIRGAIKNGDLPEGDRIEIVKKVSAIVEHPDLIKYYSGDQTVMNEQDILTKSGKILRPDRIVLNNIRATIIDYKTGKKNTAYHQQLYAYADALEAMGYEIEKKIIVYINEDIILDFI encoded by the coding sequence GTGCAAGAGGCTCCTTACAAAATATATAACGCATCTGCCGGCTCCGGAAAGACCTATACCCTTGCCAAAGAATACCTTAAAATCATCCTATCCACCGATTTTAATAAGAGCTACCGAAATATTTTAGCCATAACGTTTACCAACAAAGCGGTAAATGAAATGAAGCAGCGTATTTTGGGAAGTCTTTTTGATTTTGGCAAGAAAAATGAAACTATCGAACCCCCTGCTATGTTGTTGGACATATCTAAAGAGTTAGGAGTTGCAATCCCCACACTACAAAACAGGTCTAGGCAAGCCCTTAAGGAAATTTTGCACAATTATGCCTTTTTTGATGTTTCTACCATCGATAAATTTACCCACCGCCTTATAAGAGCATTTGCCAAGGACTTAAAGTTGCCTCAAAATTTTGAGGTGGTGCTAGACACCGATCTCTTATTGGATGAGGCTATTGCCAAGCTGATTAATAAGGCAGGTAGTAATAGGGAGCTTACCAAGGTTTTGGTGGACTTTGCCCTAGAAAAAATTGACGATGACAAAAGTTGGGATATCGCTATTGACCTTCACAAGGTTGGAAAATTGCTCTTCAATGAAAATCATACCCCCCACCTTATAAAATTGGAGGGAAAAAAGATCGATGATTTTCTCCGCCTAAGATCGACCTTGATCCAAAACACAAAGGCCTTAGAGCAAGTTATCACGGAAGACGCCAACAGTATCCTTAGTATTCTGGATGAAAACGGCTTGGAATTCAACAACTTTAAGTCGAGCTACTTTCCGAAATTCATTCAAAAAATAGCTTCGGGCGATTTAAAAATGGATTTTAATGCGGGATGGAAGCAGAATTTTAGCACAGACCCCTTGTATACCAAAACATGTCTACAAGGAATAAAGGACATATTGGACGGACTCCATTCCCAGTTCAATACCTATTTTCAGCAGATTAAAGAAAACCACAGCGCTATGTCATTGATGCGGAATGCGTACAACAATCTGGTGCCCTTAACCGTATTGAACGCCATTCAACAAGAATTAAAAGATTTAGAACTGGAACGGGACTTGCTACCAATATCCTCTTTTAACAGTCTTATATCCAACGAGATAAAAGATCAACCTGCGCCGTTTATCTATGAACGTATTGGGGAGAAATACAGACATTATTTTATAGATGAATTTCAGGACACTTCCCAAATGCAATGGAACAATCTTACTCCGCTGATAGGAAACGCCTTGGAAAGTGAGGATGATTTGGGGAAAATTGGTTCCCTAATGCTAGTAGGGGATGCCAAACAAGCTATTTACCGCTGGAGGGGAGGAAAGGCCGAACAATTCCTTAATCTCATCAACTTAAATGAAAATCCGTTCGTATTTTCACCTTCAACAACAAACCTTCCTGCCAACTACAGAAGTCATGTAGAGGTCATTAAATTCAATAATGATTTCTTTACGATTACCAGTCCGTTTTTGGAAAACAGCACTTACAATAACTTGTTTTTAGAAGGGAACCAACAAACCTACAACAACAAAAAGGGTGGAATGGTCCAACTTTCCTTTATAGAAGGCGATGATGATCTGGACGAGGGGGAAGTGTATTGCAAAGGCGTATTAAATACCTTGGAGCAAATTCTGGAAAAAAAATATTCCCTAAGAGACATCTGCATCCTTACCCGGAAAAAAAAGCAAGGCATCTTATTGGCAGATTTTTTAATGCAGCGCAATATTCCCATAATTTCATCTGAAACCCTGTTACTGAATAGCAATCCCAAGGTCCGGTTTTTAATAGACCTTCTTCGTTTCAGTCTTCAGCCTATGGATTTGGAAATTTGCTTTGGAATTATAGCCTTTCTTTTTAAGGGAGAAAAGAATTTACACAGTCATATTAACAACCACCTCACGGATGTTGCTAAATTATTATGGGACAATTACGGATTTAATATTGAAACTTTAAAACAATCCTCTGTTTATGATGGCTTTGAACAAGCAATCAAGAAATTTGATCTAGCAGAAGCTTCAGATGCCTATATTACCTACCTGTTAGATGTTGTGCAGGAGGTAGAACAGAATGATGGTGCCAATAGCCAGGTGTTTTTAACTCATTGGGAAAAAAAGAAAAAATCGCTGAGTATCACCGCTCCCGAAAATGTGGATGCCGTGCAAATCATGACCATCCATAAATCTAAAGGTCTAGAGTTTCCCATAGTAATCTTTCCATTTGCCAATTCCTACATTTATGAAGAAATTGATCCCAAGTTGTGGATGCCCGTTCCTGAAGAATCTTTTAATGGCTTCCCAGAACTATTGATCAACAAGAATCAAGAAGTACTTACTTATGGTGGTACGGCAGAAACCATATATAACCAGGAACAGCACAAACTGGAGCTGGACGCCTTTAATCTTTTGTATGTAGCGTTAACCAGAGCCGAAAAAGGCCTCTATATTATCACTAAAAAAGATCTTACCCAGAAAGGAGAGCACAAAACAAAATATTATTCAGGATTGTTTATCCACTACCTTAAGGAAAAGGGACTTTGGGAAGAAAGCAAGTTGCTGTATCAGTTTGGGGATTTGGAAATGGCAGGAAACAACTTAAAATTAACTGATCCCCAAGAAAACATTCCGTACCTATATAGTTGTAAGGACCGTCCAGAATTTCGTATTTTGACTACCTCCGGAGCATTATGGGACACCGACAGGGAAAGCGCCATAAATAAAGGGAATCTCGTGCACTTGGTTATGGGGCTGATAAAAACCAAGGAAGATATCGGGAATGCCATTAGAGGCGCCATAAAAAATGGAGATCTTCCCGAGGGAGACCGAATAGAAATAGTGAAGAAGGTCTCTGCAATAGTAGAACACCCAGACCTGATAAAATACTATAGCGGTGACCAAACAGTCATGAACGAACAGGATATACTTACCAAAAGCGGAAAGATCCTACGCCCAGACCGTATCGTATTGAACAACATTAGGGCCACTATTATAGATTACAAGACTGGGAAGAAAAATACAGCATACCACCAGCAACTATACGCCTATGCAGATGCGTTGGAGGCAATGGGTTATGAAATAGAGAAGAAAATAATTGTTTATATCAACGAGGATATTATATTAGACTTTATTTAA
- a CDS encoding superoxide dismutase produces MAFELPKLPYAYDALEPHIDARTMEIHHTKHHNGYTTNLNNAIEGTDMADKSILDLLKNMDMSNAAVRNNGGGFYNHSLFWDIMSPDGGGEPVGELGEAIKSSFGSFESFKDAFSKAAGTRFGSGWAWLCVHKGGKLEICSTPNQDNPLMPETGCGGFPILGLDVWEHAYYLNYQNRRPDYINAFFNVVNWEKVAAAYGKNK; encoded by the coding sequence ATGGCTTTTGAATTACCGAAGTTACCTTATGCGTATGACGCACTAGAACCACATATTGATGCTAGAACAATGGAGATTCACCACACCAAGCACCACAATGGGTATACCACCAATTTGAACAATGCCATTGAAGGTACAGATATGGCTGATAAATCCATTTTGGATTTATTGAAAAATATGGATATGTCCAATGCTGCAGTAAGAAACAACGGTGGTGGATTTTACAACCATTCATTATTTTGGGATATCATGTCCCCAGACGGAGGCGGCGAGCCTGTTGGGGAATTAGGCGAGGCTATAAAATCTAGTTTCGGATCTTTCGAGTCTTTTAAGGATGCTTTTTCTAAAGCAGCAGGAACTAGATTTGGATCTGGTTGGGCTTGGTTGTGTGTTCACAAAGGTGGTAAATTGGAAATATGTTCTACACCAAACCAAGACAATCCCCTTATGCCGGAAACTGGCTGTGGTGGATTCCCAATTTTGGGCTTGGATGTATGGGAGCATGCTTATTACTTGAACTATCAGAATAGAAGACCCGATTACATAAATGCCTTTTTCAATGTAGTTAATTGGGAAAAAGTTGCCGCTGCTTACGGAAAAAATAAGTAA
- a CDS encoding amidophosphoribosyltransferase — MSDAIKHECGISLIRLLKPLEYYKEKYGTAFYGVNKMYLMMEKQHNRGQDGAGFASIKLDMEVGERYMSRVRSIDQQPIQDIFAQINARINSTLKEHPEYVDDVAKQKKHIPYIGELLLGHVRYGTFGKNSIENVHPFLRQNNWMHRNLIVAGNFNMTNVNELFDNLIQIGQHPKEKADTVTVMEKIGHFLDDAVAKLYKEVKKEGFNKREASPLIAERLNVGKILKRAAKNFDGGYAMAGLLGHGDSFVLRDPAGIRPVYYYMDDEVAVVASERPAIQTVFNVSFEDVKELDPGHAIIIKKNGSVKIKKIVEPTERKACSFERIYFSRGSDKEIYQERKELGKLLFPLILKSIDEDIKNTVFSYIPNTAETSFFGMVIAAQNYMNKKKEEQILSIGRKITAEELHSILEVRPRIEKVAIKDAKLRTFITQDSSRDDLVAHVYDISYGSVKKGDNLVIIDDSIVRGTTLKKSILGILDRLSPKKIVVVSSAPQIRYPDCYGIDMAKLEDFIAFKAALALHEERNTMQVAEDIYHKCIKQVNNDDKEIINYVTEFYSPFTNEEISDKIGQLLSPPEIKAEVHIIYQTIENLHQACPKNLGDWYFTGDYPTPGGNRVVNRAFINFYEGKNERAY, encoded by the coding sequence ATGAGTGACGCCATTAAACACGAATGTGGTATTTCCCTAATTAGGTTGTTAAAGCCATTGGAATATTATAAAGAAAAGTACGGAACTGCCTTTTACGGGGTAAACAAGATGTACTTAATGATGGAAAAGCAACATAACCGAGGACAGGATGGGGCTGGATTTGCCAGTATAAAACTGGACATGGAAGTGGGTGAAAGATACATGAGTAGGGTAAGGTCCATAGACCAACAGCCCATTCAGGATATTTTTGCCCAAATCAACGCCCGTATCAATTCCACTTTAAAGGAACATCCGGAATACGTGGATGATGTGGCCAAACAAAAGAAACACATTCCCTATATAGGCGAATTGCTTTTGGGGCATGTGCGCTACGGTACCTTTGGGAAAAATAGCATAGAGAATGTACATCCGTTCCTAAGACAGAACAATTGGATGCACCGGAATCTTATAGTTGCAGGAAACTTTAACATGACCAACGTTAACGAGCTTTTTGACAACCTGATCCAGATTGGCCAACATCCGAAGGAAAAAGCAGATACTGTTACGGTGATGGAAAAAATAGGTCACTTTTTGGACGATGCAGTAGCAAAACTTTACAAGGAGGTAAAAAAGGAAGGGTTTAATAAAAGAGAAGCTTCACCCCTAATTGCCGAACGGTTAAATGTTGGCAAAATTCTAAAGAGAGCAGCAAAGAACTTTGACGGAGGCTATGCTATGGCAGGATTATTGGGCCACGGGGATTCCTTTGTTCTAAGAGATCCAGCAGGAATTAGGCCCGTTTATTATTATATGGACGATGAAGTAGCCGTGGTAGCCTCTGAGCGACCCGCTATTCAGACCGTTTTTAATGTGAGTTTTGAGGACGTAAAAGAACTAGACCCAGGCCACGCCATTATCATTAAAAAAAATGGTAGCGTTAAGATCAAGAAAATTGTAGAACCTACAGAAAGAAAAGCCTGTTCCTTTGAACGCATTTATTTCTCTAGGGGAAGTGACAAGGAAATATACCAAGAAAGAAAGGAGTTAGGAAAATTACTTTTCCCCTTGATTCTTAAATCTATTGATGAAGATATAAAAAACACGGTATTCTCCTATATTCCCAATACTGCGGAAACCTCCTTCTTTGGGATGGTAATCGCGGCGCAGAACTACATGAACAAAAAGAAAGAGGAGCAAATTCTTTCTATTGGTAGAAAAATTACGGCAGAGGAATTACATTCCATCCTAGAAGTGCGACCACGAATAGAGAAGGTCGCCATTAAAGACGCAAAGTTAAGAACGTTCATCACTCAGGACAGCAGTAGGGACGACCTAGTTGCCCACGTTTATGACATCTCTTATGGTTCAGTAAAGAAGGGCGACAACCTGGTAATCATAGACGATAGTATTGTAAGGGGAACTACCTTAAAAAAGAGCATCCTAGGGATTTTGGACCGTTTATCACCCAAGAAAATTGTTGTAGTCTCTTCTGCACCACAGATCCGCTATCCCGATTGCTATGGTATAGACATGGCTAAATTGGAAGATTTCATTGCATTTAAAGCTGCATTGGCCCTACACGAGGAAAGAAACACCATGCAAGTGGCAGAAGATATCTATCATAAATGTATTAAACAGGTAAATAATGACGATAAAGAGATCATAAATTATGTGACGGAATTTTACTCCCCATTTACAAATGAGGAAATATCGGATAAAATTGGACAATTATTGAGTCCGCCTGAAATCAAAGCCGAAGTGCATATCATTTACCAAACCATAGAAAATCTGCACCAAGCATGTCCCAAGAATTTAGGGGACTGGTATTTTACCGGTGATTACCCAACCCCTGGGGGTAATAGAGTAGTAAACAGGGCGTTCATTAATTTTTACGAAGGTAAAAACGAAAGGGCTTATTAA
- a CDS encoding PfkB family carbohydrate kinase gives MGKLLIVGTVAFDAIETPFGKTDKILGGAATYIGLAASQFKLKSAIVSVVGEDFPQEYLDLLTDKNIDISGLQVIKGGKTFFWSGKYRNDLNSRDTLSTELNVLADFEPIVPEHFKDADVVMLGNLHPSTQLSVINQMQERPKLIVLDTMNFWMDNALDELMEVIKHIDVITINDEEARQLTNEYSLVKAAEKIQQMGPKFVVIKKGEHGALLFHKSKVFSAPALPLKEVFDPTGAGDTFAGGFAGYLAESKNISFSNLKRAVIHGSNLASFCVEKFGTERMKKLDKKEVNNRLLQFRELTQFDIELQ, from the coding sequence ATGGGCAAACTATTAATTGTAGGCACGGTAGCCTTTGATGCTATTGAAACCCCTTTTGGGAAAACTGATAAAATTTTGGGAGGAGCAGCAACCTATATTGGACTGGCAGCTTCCCAGTTTAAATTGAAATCGGCTATTGTTTCTGTAGTTGGCGAAGATTTTCCACAAGAATATTTAGACCTACTAACCGATAAGAATATCGACATCTCCGGTCTACAAGTAATAAAAGGCGGAAAAACCTTTTTTTGGAGCGGTAAATATCGCAACGACCTAAATTCTAGGGATACTCTATCTACCGAATTGAACGTTCTTGCCGATTTTGAACCCATAGTTCCCGAACATTTTAAGGACGCAGATGTGGTAATGTTGGGGAATTTACACCCCAGCACCCAGCTAAGTGTAATTAATCAAATGCAAGAACGACCAAAGCTAATAGTATTGGACACTATGAACTTTTGGATGGACAATGCATTGGATGAACTAATGGAAGTAATTAAACACATAGATGTAATTACCATAAACGATGAGGAGGCCAGACAGCTTACCAATGAATATTCTTTGGTAAAGGCTGCTGAAAAAATCCAACAAATGGGGCCAAAATTTGTCGTTATTAAAAAAGGGGAGCACGGCGCCTTGTTATTCCACAAATCCAAGGTATTCTCTGCCCCTGCACTTCCTTTGAAAGAGGTGTTTGACCCTACTGGTGCGGGAGATACATTTGCAGGTGGCTTTGCAGGTTACTTGGCGGAATCCAAAAACATCAGTTTTAGCAACTTAAAACGTGCAGTAATTCACGGTTCCAACTTGGCCTCCTTCTGTGTGGAAAAATTTGGGACCGAACGAATGAAGAAATTAGATAAAAAAGAAGTAAACAACAGGTTACTCCAATTTAGGGAGTTAACCCAGTTTGATATCGAATTACAATAA
- a CDS encoding viroplasmin family protein, whose protein sequence is MAKNDKFYTVWKGLKPGIHQNWKDCKAAIANFKGAQYKSFPTFEAAKKAFNGNYDDYKGKKSNASVLTKDQLIKIGTPNFNSISVDAASSGNPGIMEYRGVDTKTKKELFRQGPFKQGTNNIGEFLALVHGLAYLKQHNSNRIIYTDSRTAMSWVRKKKCNSKLTESPKNKDVYDLVRRAENWLKTNTYSTVIVKWETKAWGEIPADFGRK, encoded by the coding sequence ATGGCCAAAAACGACAAGTTCTATACGGTATGGAAGGGACTAAAACCCGGAATTCATCAAAACTGGAAGGATTGCAAGGCCGCCATTGCAAATTTTAAGGGAGCTCAATATAAATCGTTTCCCACTTTTGAAGCGGCAAAAAAAGCCTTTAATGGCAATTATGACGATTATAAAGGCAAAAAGAGCAATGCCTCCGTCCTGACCAAAGATCAATTAATTAAAATTGGGACCCCAAATTTCAATTCCATCTCCGTAGATGCAGCATCTAGTGGTAATCCTGGTATTATGGAATACCGCGGGGTAGATACCAAGACCAAAAAGGAACTATTTAGGCAAGGCCCCTTTAAGCAAGGCACCAATAATATAGGGGAATTTTTGGCCCTTGTTCACGGACTAGCCTATCTAAAACAGCATAACAGCAATAGGATTATTTACACCGATTCTAGAACAGCGATGAGCTGGGTGCGCAAAAAGAAATGCAACTCCAAACTAACAGAATCTCCTAAAAACAAAGATGTTTACGACTTGGTAAGGCGGGCAGAAAATTGGCTAAAAACCAACACCTACAGCACCGTCATCGTTAAATGGGAAACCAAAGCCTGGGGAGAGATTCCCGCCGATTTTGGAAGGAAATGA
- the purN gene encoding phosphoribosylglycinamide formyltransferase, which translates to MKKIVLFASGSGSNVENIIHFFKGNPEVSIKCVLSNNKEAKVFERCNRLEVSALYFNRHSFYQSDCILELLKSLNPDLIVLAGFLWKIPDNLIQNFPDKIVNIHPALLPKYGGKGMYGMHVHKSVKENNEPETGITIHFVNENYDEGAIIAQKKVTLELGDTPETIAEKVHQLEYEYFPKVIQQVLMGQ; encoded by the coding sequence ATGAAAAAAATTGTACTATTTGCTTCCGGCTCCGGATCCAATGTTGAAAATATTATTCATTTTTTTAAGGGAAATCCCGAAGTCAGTATTAAGTGCGTACTTTCCAACAACAAGGAAGCCAAAGTTTTTGAACGCTGTAACAGATTAGAGGTTAGCGCACTATACTTTAACAGACATTCGTTTTACCAGTCGGATTGTATCCTGGAACTTCTTAAATCCCTTAACCCAGACCTAATCGTTCTGGCCGGATTTTTATGGAAAATCCCAGATAACCTTATCCAAAATTTTCCTGACAAAATAGTGAATATCCATCCCGCTCTATTGCCAAAATATGGAGGCAAGGGAATGTATGGGATGCACGTCCATAAATCAGTAAAGGAAAACAATGAGCCCGAAACTGGCATTACCATACATTTTGTAAACGAAAATTATGACGAAGGCGCCATTATCGCTCAGAAAAAAGTGACATTGGAATTAGGGGACACTCCAGAAACCATAGCAGAAAAGGTGCATCAGCTAGAATATGAATATTTCCCTAAGGTGATCCAACAAGTATTAATGGGACAGTAA
- a CDS encoding acyl carrier protein, with protein MSDIASRVKAIIVDKLGVDENEVVTEASFTNDLGADSLDTVELIMEFEKEFDIQIPDDQAENIATVGQAISYIEAAK; from the coding sequence ATGTCAGACATTGCATCAAGAGTAAAAGCTATCATCGTAGATAAGTTAGGTGTTGACGAGAACGAAGTGGTAACCGAAGCTAGCTTTACCAACGACTTAGGCGCAGATTCATTGGATACTGTTGAGTTGATAATGGAATTTGAAAAGGAATTTGATATCCAAATTCCAGACGATCAAGCGGAAAACATTGCTACAGTTGGTCAAGCTATAAGTTATATAGAAGCAGCCAAGTAA
- the fabF gene encoding beta-ketoacyl-ACP synthase II: MQLKRVVVTGLGALTPIGNNIKEYWEGLKSGKSGSAPITYYDTEKFKVKFACELKNYNSEDYFDRKEGRKLDRFAQYALISSDEAILDSGLDLDKIDKFRTGVIWGAGIGGLETFQNEVLNFAAGDGTPRFNPFFIPKMIADIAPGNISIKYGFMGPNYTTVSACASSANAIIDALNTIRLGYCDVVVTGGSEAAVTIAGMGGFGAMHALSTRNEDPETASRPFDATRDGFVLGEGAGALILEEYEHAKARGAKIYAEVAGGGLSSDAYHMTAPHPEGIGVIRVMQNCLKDAGLKPEDVDAINTHGTSTPLGDVAELKAISKVFGEHAPNININSTKSMTGHLLGAAGAIEAIASILAMEHSLVPPTINHSTVDENIDPKLNLTLNKAQKRVVNVALSNTFGFGGHNACVIFKKIS, from the coding sequence ATGCAATTAAAGCGAGTTGTAGTTACTGGCCTTGGAGCTTTAACGCCCATAGGCAACAATATAAAAGAGTATTGGGAGGGGCTTAAGAGCGGCAAAAGTGGTTCCGCTCCTATAACCTATTACGATACTGAGAAATTTAAGGTAAAATTTGCTTGCGAGCTAAAAAATTATAATTCAGAAGATTATTTTGACAGAAAAGAGGGTCGTAAGTTGGACAGATTTGCGCAATATGCCCTTATATCCTCTGATGAGGCTATTTTGGATTCTGGTCTTGATCTGGACAAGATAGATAAATTTAGAACTGGGGTGATCTGGGGAGCCGGAATTGGCGGATTGGAAACTTTTCAAAATGAAGTTTTAAATTTTGCAGCAGGTGACGGAACGCCAAGGTTTAATCCCTTCTTTATCCCAAAAATGATTGCTGATATTGCACCTGGTAATATTTCCATTAAGTATGGATTTATGGGGCCTAATTATACCACGGTCTCTGCCTGTGCCTCTTCGGCCAATGCTATTATAGATGCACTGAACACAATACGTTTAGGGTATTGTGATGTAGTGGTAACAGGAGGTAGTGAAGCAGCTGTGACCATTGCGGGCATGGGTGGTTTTGGAGCAATGCACGCACTTTCAACAAGAAATGAAGATCCCGAAACAGCATCCAGACCTTTTGATGCAACAAGAGACGGTTTTGTTTTAGGTGAAGGAGCTGGTGCGCTAATATTAGAAGAATACGAACACGCCAAAGCAAGGGGTGCTAAGATATATGCCGAAGTAGCCGGTGGAGGATTATCCAGTGATGCGTATCATATGACCGCACCACATCCTGAGGGAATTGGAGTAATTCGCGTTATGCAGAATTGTCTTAAAGATGCCGGATTAAAGCCGGAGGATGTAGATGCCATTAACACTCACGGTACTTCTACTCCTTTAGGGGATGTAGCAGAATTAAAGGCCATCTCAAAGGTTTTTGGCGAGCATGCGCCCAATATTAACATTAATTCAACAAAATCCATGACAGGACATTTGTTGGGTGCTGCGGGGGCAATAGAGGCCATCGCTTCAATATTGGCGATGGAGCACAGTCTGGTGCCACCAACAATAAACCACAGTACGGTAGATGAGAATATAGATCCAAAGTTAAACCTCACGCTTAACAAAGCGCAGAAGAGAGTGGTTAATGTTGCTTTGAGCAATACCTTCGGATTTGGCGGGCATAATGCTTGTGTGATCTTTAAAAAAATTAGTTAA